A genomic stretch from Hemicordylus capensis ecotype Gifberg chromosome 5, rHemCap1.1.pri, whole genome shotgun sequence includes:
- the LOC128328507 gene encoding uncharacterized protein LOC128328507 isoform X1, with protein MAAKECQKFDADCKVAVNEVVNIELGVSYNYLSMSCHFDRDDIALDHMAKFLKKKSQDSWEHAEKLLKYQNKRGGHVVLQDIQKPGQDEWDGSLDALEKVLHVDAEVNQVLLYMHVLATEKGDPHSCHFNRDDVALSHVAKFLEQQSQEMRGHAAKFLKYQNKRAAHGVLQAIKKAEQNELVKSLETLDEALKLEGKVNQIMMNLHKLVMEKVGLSEPGWGNCLETVEMALGLEKEIVQSLQYLRRLATENGDPRKPERDEWGSSLEALEKALQLEKKVNMALLDLHKLAMEKGDPHLCDFLESEYLEEQVKAIKQLEDHLTNLRHLGVPQSGMGEYLFDRLTLGLIS; from the exons ATGGCTGCCAAGGAGTGTCAGAAGTTTGATGCTGACTGTAAGGTTGCTGTGAATGAAGTGGTGAATATAGAGCTGGGTGTTAGCTACAACTACTTGTCCATG TCTTGCCACTTTGACCGTGATGACATTGCCTTGGACCACATGGCCAAGTTCCTGAAGAAGAAGTCCCAGGACTCATGGGAGCATGCAGAGAAGCTCCTCAAGTACCAGAACAAGCGTGGGGGTCATGTTGTGCTGCAGGACATCCAA AAGCCAGGGCAGGACGAGTGGGATGGAAGCTTGGATGCCCTGGAGAAGGTCCTCCATGTGGATGCAGAGGTGAACCAGGTCCTGCTATATATGCATGTGCTGGCAACAGAGAAGGGAGACCCCCAT TCCTGCCACTTCAACCGTGATGATGTAGCCTTGAGCCATGTGGCCAAGTTCCTGGAGCAGCAGTCCCAGGAAATGAGGGGCCATGCAGCGAAGTTCCTCAAGTACCAGAACAAGCGAGCAGCCCATGGAGTCCTCCAGGCCATCAAG AAGGCAGAGCAGAACGAGTTGGTCAAAAGCCTGGAAACCCTGGACGAAGCCTTGAAGTTGGAGGGGAAGGTGAACCAGATCATGATGAATCTGCACAAGCTGGTGATGGAGAAGGTGGGCCTTTCT GAGCCAGGGTGGGGCAACTGCCTGGAAACTGTGGAGATGGCTTTGGGGCTGGAGAAAGAGATAGTCCAGAGCCTGCAGTATCTGCGCCGTCTGGCAACAGAGAATGGAGACCCCCGT AAGCCAGAGCGGGACGAGTGGGGCAGCAGcctggaagccctggagaaggcccTGCAGCTGGAGAAGAAGGTGAAcatggccctgctggatctgcaCAAGCTGGCGATGGAGAAGGGAGACCCTCAC CTGTGTGACTTCCTGGAGTCGGAATACCTGGAGGAGCAGGTGAAGGCCATCAAGCAGCTGGAAGACCACCTCACCAACCTGAGGCACCTGGGAGTACCCCAGAGTGGCATGGGGGAGTACCTTTTTGACAGGCTCACCTTGGGGCTCATCAGCTGA
- the LOC128328507 gene encoding ferritin heavy chain A-like isoform X4: MAAKECQKFDADCKVAVNEVVNIELGVSYNYLSMKPGQDEWDGSLDALEKVLHVDAEVNQVLLYMHVLATEKGDPHSCHFNRDDVALSHVAKFLEQQSQEMRGHAAKFLKYQNKRAAHGVLQAIKKAEQNELVKSLETLDEALKLEGKVNQIMMNLHKLVMEKVGLSEPGWGNCLETVEMALGLEKEIVQSLQYLRRLATENGDPRKPERDEWGSSLEALEKALQLEKKVNMALLDLHKLAMEKGDPHLCDFLESEYLEEQVKAIKQLEDHLTNLRHLGVPQSGMGEYLFDRLTLGLIS, from the exons ATGGCTGCCAAGGAGTGTCAGAAGTTTGATGCTGACTGTAAGGTTGCTGTGAATGAAGTGGTGAATATAGAGCTGGGTGTTAGCTACAACTACTTGTCCATG AAGCCAGGGCAGGACGAGTGGGATGGAAGCTTGGATGCCCTGGAGAAGGTCCTCCATGTGGATGCAGAGGTGAACCAGGTCCTGCTATATATGCATGTGCTGGCAACAGAGAAGGGAGACCCCCAT TCCTGCCACTTCAACCGTGATGATGTAGCCTTGAGCCATGTGGCCAAGTTCCTGGAGCAGCAGTCCCAGGAAATGAGGGGCCATGCAGCGAAGTTCCTCAAGTACCAGAACAAGCGAGCAGCCCATGGAGTCCTCCAGGCCATCAAG AAGGCAGAGCAGAACGAGTTGGTCAAAAGCCTGGAAACCCTGGACGAAGCCTTGAAGTTGGAGGGGAAGGTGAACCAGATCATGATGAATCTGCACAAGCTGGTGATGGAGAAGGTGGGCCTTTCT GAGCCAGGGTGGGGCAACTGCCTGGAAACTGTGGAGATGGCTTTGGGGCTGGAGAAAGAGATAGTCCAGAGCCTGCAGTATCTGCGCCGTCTGGCAACAGAGAATGGAGACCCCCGT AAGCCAGAGCGGGACGAGTGGGGCAGCAGcctggaagccctggagaaggcccTGCAGCTGGAGAAGAAGGTGAAcatggccctgctggatctgcaCAAGCTGGCGATGGAGAAGGGAGACCCTCAC CTGTGTGACTTCCTGGAGTCGGAATACCTGGAGGAGCAGGTGAAGGCCATCAAGCAGCTGGAAGACCACCTCACCAACCTGAGGCACCTGGGAGTACCCCAGAGTGGCATGGGGGAGTACCTTTTTGACAGGCTCACCTTGGGGCTCATCAGCTGA
- the LOC128328507 gene encoding ferritin heavy chain A-like isoform X3, which yields MAAKECQKFDADCKVAVNEVVNIELGVSYNYLSMSCHFDRDDIALDHMAKFLKKKSQDSWEHAEKLLKYQNKRGGHVVLQDIQKPGQDEWDGSLDALEKVLHVDAEVNQVLLYMHVLATEKGDPHSCHFNRDDVALSHVAKFLEQQSQEMRGHAAKFLKYQNKRAAHGVLQAIKKAEQNELVKSLETLDEALKLEGKVNQIMMNLHKLVMEKEPGWGNCLETVEMALGLEKEIVQSLQYLRRLATENGDPRKPERDEWGSSLEALEKALQLEKKVNMALLDLHKLAMEKGDPHLCDFLESEYLEEQVKAIKQLEDHLTNLRHLGVPQSGMGEYLFDRLTLGLIS from the exons ATGGCTGCCAAGGAGTGTCAGAAGTTTGATGCTGACTGTAAGGTTGCTGTGAATGAAGTGGTGAATATAGAGCTGGGTGTTAGCTACAACTACTTGTCCATG TCTTGCCACTTTGACCGTGATGACATTGCCTTGGACCACATGGCCAAGTTCCTGAAGAAGAAGTCCCAGGACTCATGGGAGCATGCAGAGAAGCTCCTCAAGTACCAGAACAAGCGTGGGGGTCATGTTGTGCTGCAGGACATCCAA AAGCCAGGGCAGGACGAGTGGGATGGAAGCTTGGATGCCCTGGAGAAGGTCCTCCATGTGGATGCAGAGGTGAACCAGGTCCTGCTATATATGCATGTGCTGGCAACAGAGAAGGGAGACCCCCAT TCCTGCCACTTCAACCGTGATGATGTAGCCTTGAGCCATGTGGCCAAGTTCCTGGAGCAGCAGTCCCAGGAAATGAGGGGCCATGCAGCGAAGTTCCTCAAGTACCAGAACAAGCGAGCAGCCCATGGAGTCCTCCAGGCCATCAAG AAGGCAGAGCAGAACGAGTTGGTCAAAAGCCTGGAAACCCTGGACGAAGCCTTGAAGTTGGAGGGGAAGGTGAACCAGATCATGATGAATCTGCACAAGCTGGTGATGGAGAAG GAGCCAGGGTGGGGCAACTGCCTGGAAACTGTGGAGATGGCTTTGGGGCTGGAGAAAGAGATAGTCCAGAGCCTGCAGTATCTGCGCCGTCTGGCAACAGAGAATGGAGACCCCCGT AAGCCAGAGCGGGACGAGTGGGGCAGCAGcctggaagccctggagaaggcccTGCAGCTGGAGAAGAAGGTGAAcatggccctgctggatctgcaCAAGCTGGCGATGGAGAAGGGAGACCCTCAC CTGTGTGACTTCCTGGAGTCGGAATACCTGGAGGAGCAGGTGAAGGCCATCAAGCAGCTGGAAGACCACCTCACCAACCTGAGGCACCTGGGAGTACCCCAGAGTGGCATGGGGGAGTACCTTTTTGACAGGCTCACCTTGGGGCTCATCAGCTGA
- the LOC128328507 gene encoding uncharacterized protein LOC128328507 isoform X2 gives MAAKECQKFDADCKVAVNEVVNIELGVSYNYLSMSCHFDRDDIALDHMAKFLKKKSQDSWEHAEKLLKYQNKRGGHVVLQDIQPGQDEWDGSLDALEKVLHVDAEVNQVLLYMHVLATEKGDPHSCHFNRDDVALSHVAKFLEQQSQEMRGHAAKFLKYQNKRAAHGVLQAIKKAEQNELVKSLETLDEALKLEGKVNQIMMNLHKLVMEKVGLSEPGWGNCLETVEMALGLEKEIVQSLQYLRRLATENGDPRKPERDEWGSSLEALEKALQLEKKVNMALLDLHKLAMEKGDPHLCDFLESEYLEEQVKAIKQLEDHLTNLRHLGVPQSGMGEYLFDRLTLGLIS, from the exons ATGGCTGCCAAGGAGTGTCAGAAGTTTGATGCTGACTGTAAGGTTGCTGTGAATGAAGTGGTGAATATAGAGCTGGGTGTTAGCTACAACTACTTGTCCATG TCTTGCCACTTTGACCGTGATGACATTGCCTTGGACCACATGGCCAAGTTCCTGAAGAAGAAGTCCCAGGACTCATGGGAGCATGCAGAGAAGCTCCTCAAGTACCAGAACAAGCGTGGGGGTCATGTTGTGCTGCAGGACATCCAA CCAGGGCAGGACGAGTGGGATGGAAGCTTGGATGCCCTGGAGAAGGTCCTCCATGTGGATGCAGAGGTGAACCAGGTCCTGCTATATATGCATGTGCTGGCAACAGAGAAGGGAGACCCCCAT TCCTGCCACTTCAACCGTGATGATGTAGCCTTGAGCCATGTGGCCAAGTTCCTGGAGCAGCAGTCCCAGGAAATGAGGGGCCATGCAGCGAAGTTCCTCAAGTACCAGAACAAGCGAGCAGCCCATGGAGTCCTCCAGGCCATCAAG AAGGCAGAGCAGAACGAGTTGGTCAAAAGCCTGGAAACCCTGGACGAAGCCTTGAAGTTGGAGGGGAAGGTGAACCAGATCATGATGAATCTGCACAAGCTGGTGATGGAGAAGGTGGGCCTTTCT GAGCCAGGGTGGGGCAACTGCCTGGAAACTGTGGAGATGGCTTTGGGGCTGGAGAAAGAGATAGTCCAGAGCCTGCAGTATCTGCGCCGTCTGGCAACAGAGAATGGAGACCCCCGT AAGCCAGAGCGGGACGAGTGGGGCAGCAGcctggaagccctggagaaggcccTGCAGCTGGAGAAGAAGGTGAAcatggccctgctggatctgcaCAAGCTGGCGATGGAGAAGGGAGACCCTCAC CTGTGTGACTTCCTGGAGTCGGAATACCTGGAGGAGCAGGTGAAGGCCATCAAGCAGCTGGAAGACCACCTCACCAACCTGAGGCACCTGGGAGTACCCCAGAGTGGCATGGGGGAGTACCTTTTTGACAGGCTCACCTTGGGGCTCATCAGCTGA